Genomic DNA from Amycolatopsis alba DSM 44262:
CATGCCCGCGGGGGCCGGATGCACGACGAGAGTCGCGTCGACCTTCGTGTCGTCGTCGAGCCGGATTCCGTGCTCCCGCAGGAAACCCTCGAACGCCGCCCGCGGTGACGGCACGCCGCCGTCGCCTTCGACGGCGGGTTCCAGATCCTTGACCAGCACCGGCTCGGTGGGCTCCAGGTCCGCGAGCTGCGACCCGGCTTTCAGCGCTTCGTTGATCACGGCGAACGTGCTGCTGCGCAACGCGATCCGCTCGAACTCCGCACGGCCCGCGTACTGGGCGCGCTCGAACGCGGCCACGAAGACCGGTTCCTTCGAGAGGCTGACTTTCCCGCGGGAGTCCAGCACCGCGTCCGGGTACGAGACGTCCGGCAGCAAACGCCGGACGTAGGCCATCGGCAGGAAGACCAGCAGCCGTTCGGCCAGCCACGGCTCGACTCCCGCGCCGGTCAGCGCTTCCCACACCTGGTCGTCGCCCGGCGGTTCCTCGCCGGCGCAGAACGCGACGACACCGATCTCGATCGCCGCGTCGAGTCCCCCTGATCCGATCACCGCGGCAGTCCATGCCCGCCGTCGCCGCGCTCTCCTTCACCCGGCTCCGGTGCGGTGGACGCTTTCGCGGTGAGCTGCGTTTCGATCCGCCGGAGGACCGAGGTCACGGCCTCGATCTCGTCCGGATCGGACACGATCCCGTCGAGCAGCCCGCTCCAGATCTCGCGGAGCTGCCGCAGGTTCTCGTGCGCGCGGGTGGTGGGGTAGAGCCGGATCCGCCGGGCGTCGTCCTGGTCGGGTTCGCGGTGCACGAGGCCTTTCTTCTCCAGTCCTCGCACCGCCCTGCTGAAGTTGCTGGAGATCAGCTGGGTGGCCTCCGCCGCGGCGCGGGCCGACGTGCCCGGATTCCGGTCGATGAACCGCATCACGGCGCTTTCCAGCGGCGTCCACGACTCGGACGCGAAGTCTCTGCTCGCGAACTCCTTGGACGCGTGGATCTGGCGGCCCACCGCCAGGATCAGGTCGGCGAGCTCGAACAGCCGTGACGTTTGCTCCTCATCCACCCCGCAATGGTACATTTGCTGTCAGTTGATAGCTATCATCTGATAGGAGATTAGGTGGACGCTCCGTCCCGCGACACCATCCCGGTCCCCCTGCTGCTCGTGCTCGCCCTGCTGGCCAGCGTCGCCCCGTTCGGCATCGACCTCTACCTCGCGGCGTTCCCGCAGATGGCCGCCGACCTGGAAACCAGCGACACGGCGATCCAGCTGACCCTCACGACGTTCCTGCTCGGGCTCGCGGCGGGACAGCTGATCTTCGGCCCCGTCTCCGACCGGCGGGGCAGGCGAGGACCGCTGCTCGCCGGCTCGGCGGTGTTCGTCGCCGCGAGCGTCCTCGCCGCG
This window encodes:
- a CDS encoding DUF6348 family protein, with product MIGSGGLDAAIEIGVVAFCAGEEPPGDDQVWEALTGAGVEPWLAERLLVFLPMAYVRRLLPDVSYPDAVLDSRGKVSLSKEPVFVAAFERAQYAGRAEFERIALRSSTFAVINEALKAGSQLADLEPTEPVLVKDLEPAVEGDGGVPSPRAAFEGFLREHGIRLDDDTKVDATLVVHPAPAGMVMAQVDFAVSHPALAKPWLVESFAGHGTTWREAIGRAVTMFSLGALHPIIDGLLLPGAASDQVERERYEHPDGVFELVLGAQINLFAETVPTVEPLLDRLLEALRAEKLSRKAHGLRLFAAHHDGALLNNEVLLDSEPWSGGEAVVAESPATLPDGRVAVRVFGVLVPVEA
- a CDS encoding MarR family winged helix-turn-helix transcriptional regulator; protein product: MDEEQTSRLFELADLILAVGRQIHASKEFASRDFASESWTPLESAVMRFIDRNPGTSARAAAEATQLISSNFSRAVRGLEKKGLVHREPDQDDARRIRLYPTTRAHENLRQLREIWSGLLDGIVSDPDEIEAVTSVLRRIETQLTAKASTAPEPGEGERGDGGHGLPR